The Vicinamibacterales bacterium genomic sequence GGTGATGTCGTTGCCCCACCGCGAGTGCACGGCGAGGCGGCCGCGGCGGACGTCGGCGCCGTCGATGATGTCGTCGTGGACCAGCGTCGCGGTATGGATGAACTCGACCACCGACGCGTTCAGCACCGCCTTGTCGCCGGTGTAGCCGGCGAGCCGCGCCGCCATCAGGAGGACGGCCGGGCGCACCCGCTTGCCGCCGCTCTTCTGGATGTACTTGCCCATCTCAGGGATCAGCGCGACGCGCGACTGGATGCGGCGTTCGAACTCGTGCTCGACGCGCTCGAGATCGTCGCGGATCGGCTCGAAGATCTGCGCGAGATCCGCGGCCACGGGAAGTTTCTGGGCGGGTTCGCTCAAGGGAGAATCGCCAGGTGTCGCTTCACCATATCAAAACTCAGCCACGCCCGAAAAGGCTGCCGAAATTGCGGCTGGTCCGTTCCGCCAGCCGCGCCGGCGCCTCGCCGCGGGCTGCGGCGAGCGCCTCGATCACCCGCGCCACGTACGCGGGCTCGTTTCGCTTGCCGCGGTACGGCACCGGCGCCAGGTAGGGGCTGTCGGTCTCGACCAGCAGCCGGTCCTCCGGCACGATCCGCGCCGCCTCGCGCAGCCCTTCCGCCTTGGGAAAGCTGACGATGCCGGCAAACGACACGTAGAACCCGGCATCGAGGGCGCGCCGCGCCATCGCCGTGTCGCCGGTGAAACAATGGAACACGCCGCGGACGCCGCCGCTCTCGGCCAGGATCGCGAAGGTGTCGTCGGTCGCCTCGCGGGTGTGGACGATCACCGGTTTGCCCAGCCGCCTGGCGAGCGCGAGCTGCGCCGCGAAGACGTCCCGCTGCACGTCCCGCGGCGCGAAATCGTAGTGATAGTCGAGGCCGATCTCCCCTACGGCCACGCCCTGGAAGGCTGAAACCTGGGTTTCCGCCGCGACTGCGGCGTCCTCCGCGCGTCCGGCGAAGCTGCCGGCCGAATGGGGATGGACGCCGGTCGCGAACTGCACCGCCTCCCACTTCTCCGCCACCACGCGTGCCCGCGCCGCTTCCGCCTCGTCTCCCGCGGCGAGGATGCACAGGGCGGCCGTGAGCCCCGCCTCGCGCGCCCGCGCGATCGCGGCGTCGAGGTCCGCCTCGAATGCGTCATCCGCGAGGTGGCAATGAGAATCGATCACTTGATGCGCGAGCCGGGAGCGATGTCGCCGTCGAACGCGACCAGGACCGGCTTGCCGCCCTCGGGGCTCGCCGCCAGGATCATGCCGTTCGATTCGATTCCCATCAGCTTCGCCGGCTTCAGATTGAACACGATGCCGATCGTCTTGCCGACGAGCTGCTCCGCCTCGTACGCCTCCGCGATGCCGGCGACCAGCGTCCGCTGCTCCGTGCCGACGTCGATCGACAGCTTCATCAACTTGCGCGAGTTGGGAACCTTTTCCGCGGCGAGGACCCTGGCGACGCGGAGATCGACCTTCAGGAAGTCGTCGATCGAGATGCGGTTGTCGGCGGAGGCGGGCGCCGCCGCCGGGGCCGCGGCGGCGGAAGGCGCAGCCGGGGCCGGTGCGGGGGTTCCGGGATTCTGATCAGACACAGGTGTGCTCCATTGCGCGCGCAGTTCTTCGACGCTGAGGTCGATGCGCGGAAACAGGTGATCGATGGTGCCGAGGGGACGTCCCGGCTCCAGACGGGCGTGCGGAAGGCGGTCGTCCCAGGGCAGCAGCGGCGAGCCCAGCAGCGCACTCATCCGCCGTGCGGTCTGCGGCATCACGGGGTGAACCAGCGCCGCCACGACACTCAGCGTGCCGGCCGCGTGGCAGAGCGTCGTCTCCAGCAGCGGGCGGCTGCTCTCCGATTTCGCCAGCGTCCAGGGCTCGCGGACGACGACGTACTTGTTGACCCGGGCGATCAGGTCCCAGACCTCGCGCAGCGCCTGGCTGAAGTCCAGCCGATCGGCTGCCTCGAACGCCGCCTTCACCGCCGCTTCCGTCGCCTTGCGAAGCTCGTGATCGACGGCAGTCTCGGCCGCTTCCGCGGGGCCCGGCACCCGGCCGCCGCAATAGCGCTCGATCATCGTCGCCACGCGGCTGACCACGTTGCCGAGATCGTTGGCGAGGTCCGCGTTGTAGCGCGTCAGGAACGTGTCGTCGCTGAAGCTCGCGTCCTGCCCCAGCGTCATCTCGCGCAGCACGTAGTAACGGAACGCGTCGACGCCGAAGATCCGCACGTAGTCGTCGGGCCTGACGACGTTGCCGAGCGACTTCGACATCTTGGCCTCGTTCATCAGCCACCAGCCGTGGCCGATGATCCGCTTCGGCAGCGGCAGGTCGGCGGCCATCAGGAACGCCGGCCAGTAGACCGCGTGCTGGCGGACGATTTCCTTGCCCATCAGATGGATGTCCGCCGGCCAGTAGCGCTGCTGCCGCGCGGCGTCGTCGGGAAAGCCGGCCGCGGTGAGGTAGTTCGTCAGCGCATCGAACCAGACGTACATGACGTGCTTCGGGTCGTCCGGCACCGGGATCCCCCAGCGGAACGAGGTGCGGCTGACGCTGAGATCGCGCAGGCCCGCCGCGACGAAGGCGGCGATCTCGTTGCGCCGGATGTCCGGCGTGATGAACTCGGGATGGCGTTCGTAGAGATCGAGCAGGCGATCCTGGAACGCGGACAGCTTGAAGAAATAGCTCTCCTCGGCGAGGCGCTCGACCGGATTGCCGCACGTCGGGCACTTGCCGTCGACCAGCTGCGTTTCCGGCACGAACAACTCGTCGACGGTGCAGTACCACCCTTCGTAGGCGGCCTTGTACAGGAAGCCCCGGTCGCGCACGCGGCGCCAGATCTCCTGCGCCGCCTTGATGTGGCGCGGCTCGGTGGTGCGGATGAAGTCGTCGTTCGAGATGTTCAGCCGCGAGAACAGCTCGCGGAACTTCTGCGACGTCCGATCGGCGAAGGCCATCGGGTCCTGCGCCGCCGCGCGCGCCGCGCGCTCCACCTTCTGCCCGTGCTCGTCCGTGCCGGTGAGGAAGAACACGTCGTCACCGCGGAGCCGGCGCGCCCGCGCGATCGCATCGGCGACGATGGTCGTGTAGGCATGGCCAAGGTGCGGCTCGGCGTTGATGTAGTAGATCGGCGTCGTGATGTAGAACCGGGCGGCCATCTGAGGGATTGTACTAGCTGCGAATAGTATCGCGGGTGCGGCATACTTGACGGGCATGCTCTATCTCGACTGCTTCTCGGGCGTCTCCGGCGACATGATGCTCGGCGCGATGCTCGATCTCGGGCTGCCGCT encodes the following:
- a CDS encoding TatD family hydrolase, which gives rise to MIDSHCHLADDAFEADLDAAIARAREAGLTAALCILAAGDEAEAARARVVAEKWEAVQFATGVHPHSAGSFAGRAEDAAVAAETQVSAFQGVAVGEIGLDYHYDFAPRDVQRDVFAAQLALARRLGKPVIVHTREATDDTFAILAESGGVRGVFHCFTGDTAMARRALDAGFYVSFAGIVSFPKAEGLREAARIVPEDRLLVETDSPYLAPVPYRGKRNEPAYVARVIEALAAARGEAPARLAERTSRNFGSLFGRG
- the metG gene encoding methionine--tRNA ligase encodes the protein MAARFYITTPIYYINAEPHLGHAYTTIVADAIARARRLRGDDVFFLTGTDEHGQKVERAARAAAQDPMAFADRTSQKFRELFSRLNISNDDFIRTTEPRHIKAAQEIWRRVRDRGFLYKAAYEGWYCTVDELFVPETQLVDGKCPTCGNPVERLAEESYFFKLSAFQDRLLDLYERHPEFITPDIRRNEIAAFVAAGLRDLSVSRTSFRWGIPVPDDPKHVMYVWFDALTNYLTAAGFPDDAARQQRYWPADIHLMGKEIVRQHAVYWPAFLMAADLPLPKRIIGHGWWLMNEAKMSKSLGNVVRPDDYVRIFGVDAFRYYVLREMTLGQDASFSDDTFLTRYNADLANDLGNVVSRVATMIERYCGGRVPGPAEAAETAVDHELRKATEAAVKAAFEAADRLDFSQALREVWDLIARVNKYVVVREPWTLAKSESSRPLLETTLCHAAGTLSVVAALVHPVMPQTARRMSALLGSPLLPWDDRLPHARLEPGRPLGTIDHLFPRIDLSVEELRAQWSTPVSDQNPGTPAPAPAAPSAAAAPAAAPASADNRISIDDFLKVDLRVARVLAAEKVPNSRKLMKLSIDVGTEQRTLVAGIAEAYEAEQLVGKTIGIVFNLKPAKLMGIESNGMILAASPEGGKPVLVAFDGDIAPGSRIK